A genomic segment from Nodularia sphaerocarpa UHCC 0038 encodes:
- a CDS encoding type I polyketide synthase: protein MTQDYRTLMQNALKQIQDLKGQLKTQNEPIAIVGMGCRLPGGADTPEALWQLLRNGHNGITEIPCDRWNINALYDNNPSTPGKMSTRHGGFIGHLQEFDADFFNIAPREAISLDPQQRLLLEITWEALENTGILPEQLIGSQTGVFIGISSNDYSTHLLQRPITDIDAYLATGNSHSTASGRISYILGLTGPSLAVDTACSSSLVAVHLACQSLRQGECQLAVAGGVNRILSPEFTINFSQARMLAADGKCKTFDAKADGFVRGEGCGVIILQKLSDALAAKHPILAVIRGSAVNQDGRSSGLTVPNGPAQQSVIRQALKNATLQPSDITYIEAHGTGTTLGDPIEIGALGAVFRERQPESPLLVGSLKTNIGHLEAAAGIAGLIKVVLALKYGEIPPHLHFQQPNPHIPWEQFPIHIPTTCTPWHGKKIAGVSSFGFSGTNAHIILAASNFLPLPKTRDNERPLHILTLSAKTETALKQLAQNYISYLNQHQDIDWADICYSANTGRSQLEYRLAIIADSLTTAQEKLNCFINSEATANTLTNRVNYQSRPKIAFLFTGQGSQYQQMGFQLYHTAHLFRETIDKCCELLLANSGLDLQPLFLGKNNQNSDELLSQTLYTQPALFILEYALCQLWLSWGIKPDFLMGHSLGEYVAACIAGVFSLEDGLKIIANRARLMQQLPQGKMVAVIADASQIERLILPYNQQVSIAAINAPNNTVISGETSAIEQIITVLTAQEIKSIPLSVSHAFHSPMMTEMLGEFEEILHTINFHPPKYQIISNVTGNLINSEIATPEYWCRHICQPVQFLAGIKTLVQQNCTVFIEIGAKPTLLQMTREIITNQEKSNIELLPTLQLGQQDWQVILSSLAALYAKGVKFDWHGFEQNYQRKRLDLPNYPFQRKRYWVDINPENNNCYSTTNNSIHPLLGEKLNLAKSTKIYFQQQLSDSYPLYLQHHRVFNQIILPGAAYLEMALAAGKEICKDNNFCLETISFQQPCILNPDNSRNIQLILNNNQEFEIVSAEINPVENNWITHATGKIKPHSDILQNQVINFVELQNQFTKITDIADFYENLKQVGIDYGETFQAITQIWHHQNQALAEIHLPIACNCRYDYQFHPIVLDACLQTIAAIFYQQNTPSIYLPIGVDKLTIWQPIGEKVWSLVKLIPQQTTSPILIAEIQIFTPDGQLVAAISGLQLKAIESENLLEWKNWLYEIEWRLQPLILNYTSDSFLTSPVEIAEKIAPQFTQLLTTDEIQRYAQFLPKLEKLSLAYIIQSLQSFGLSSPQNGQVAPQYQQLYTHLSTLQKQNEPNFENPQNLQTELKIQYPETTAELTLIERCGTNLAKVLRGECNPLEILFPNGDLTTLTQLYQNSPGAKVMNTLVQQAVNSALEKLPPGEKVRIVEIGAGTGGTTAYVLSQLANKSVEYVFTDISPVFIAKARQQFSAYGFVSYQTLNIEQPLANQDFNVHSFDIVIAANVLHATENLTDAVTNIKSLLKNQGLLILLEGTRPSAWIDLIFGLTEGWWRFQDKDLRPHHPLISTSSWKKLLQTNGFANVVNITPDAILPEILAEQSVIVSQFIREIKSLKEWLIIADLPELAAGIAQQLQLQQESAITLKLSDNIREFLHQPSSQSIKHIIYIAGCQDNINECNHVLHLVQTLIQTQHYPINLWLVTQDAVNPHTITGLNQSSLWGMGKVISLEHPELNCRCVDLDPTQELITQIQNLVTEITHPGEEKQISLHTSGRKVARLTRFTDQSLPNQPYHLTITKRGVLASLKWQPFPRRQPEAGEVEIQVKATGLNFIDVLDALGLLPFERNWFGVECAGEVVAVGEGVTQLAVGDAVLALAADSFSQYVTTNANYVIAKPNLLSFAAAATIPANFLTAAYTLWEVGKIQPGQRILIHAATGGTGMAALQIAQAAGLEVFATASPGKWETLRAFGIQHIFNSRTLDFAEEIPEITHGEGVDIVFNSLSGEFIPASLSVLKSQGQFIEIGKRGVWNAQQVAQVKPQVSYHLVDLMSVAQQEPEKIQTLLRRLMEKFNTGQMRSLPQTIFPATKIVEALQMMQQAKHIGKIIITHTPTELVKPHATYLITGGMGGLGLRVARWLVEKGAKYLVLLGRNQPNTEAEAQIQALAAAGATIITTQVDVSQKAELAAVLADIQQNYPPLRGVIHAAGVLDDGVLQQLNLERLQGVMSPKVTGAENLHLLTQNIPLDYFIMFSSAASLLGSPGQANHVAANTFLDALAQYRRHQGLPALSINWGVWSDIGAATQGKIAEQMSLRGISGITPNQGIDILEFLLTQSSAQVGVIPVNWSELLKQRLSSAFFGDFYHQSPANSHQNRTSQLIQQIQSLGVKERILYLKNYLQTEVSQVLGSCCSQLPDVELGFFDMGMDSLMMVELRSRLEAGLNQTISSTMLFEYPHINALAEYIATELLAKDSIISPTIEQKCLTPGDDFSSEEGVGLSITAELEALEALLD, encoded by the coding sequence ATGACACAAGACTACCGCACCTTAATGCAAAACGCCCTCAAGCAAATCCAAGACTTGAAAGGCCAACTCAAAACTCAAAACGAACCCATAGCCATAGTAGGAATGGGCTGTCGCCTTCCTGGCGGTGCAGACACCCCAGAAGCATTGTGGCAATTACTACGAAACGGACACAATGGAATTACGGAAATTCCGTGCGATCGCTGGAACATCAATGCCCTTTATGACAACAATCCCAGCACACCTGGAAAAATGTCCACCCGTCACGGTGGTTTTATTGGACACCTCCAAGAATTTGACGCAGACTTCTTCAACATCGCACCGAGAGAAGCCATATCTCTAGATCCCCAACAAAGGCTATTATTAGAAATCACTTGGGAAGCCTTAGAAAACACAGGCATCTTACCCGAACAACTGATAGGTAGTCAAACAGGAGTTTTTATTGGCATCAGTAGCAATGATTACTCCACCCACTTATTGCAACGTCCCATTACAGACATTGATGCCTACCTAGCAACAGGTAATTCCCACAGTACAGCATCTGGTCGTATTTCTTACATATTAGGATTAACCGGACCCTCCTTAGCAGTAGACACCGCCTGTTCCTCCTCCCTAGTCGCCGTACATCTCGCCTGTCAAAGCCTGCGCCAGGGAGAATGTCAACTCGCCGTAGCCGGTGGTGTAAATCGCATCCTATCTCCAGAATTTACCATCAACTTTTCCCAAGCCCGGATGTTAGCAGCAGATGGAAAATGCAAAACCTTTGATGCTAAAGCAGATGGCTTCGTGCGCGGTGAAGGCTGCGGCGTAATCATTCTGCAAAAACTTAGCGATGCCTTAGCCGCAAAACATCCTATCCTAGCAGTAATTCGGGGTAGTGCCGTCAACCAAGATGGGCGCAGTAGCGGTTTAACAGTTCCCAACGGTCCCGCACAACAGTCAGTTATTAGACAAGCCTTAAAAAATGCGACATTACAACCTAGTGATATTACATATATAGAAGCGCATGGAACAGGTACAACCTTGGGAGATCCCATTGAAATTGGCGCATTAGGGGCTGTATTTCGGGAAAGACAGCCAGAATCGCCGTTATTAGTGGGTTCACTCAAAACCAACATCGGACATTTAGAAGCAGCTGCGGGTATCGCCGGGTTAATCAAAGTCGTGTTGGCGTTGAAATATGGAGAAATTCCCCCTCATTTGCATTTTCAACAACCCAACCCCCATATTCCCTGGGAACAGTTCCCGATTCATATTCCCACCACTTGCACACCTTGGCATGGTAAAAAAATAGCTGGGGTAAGTTCCTTTGGTTTTAGTGGAACTAACGCTCATATTATCTTAGCAGCATCTAACTTTCTCCCCTTACCAAAGACTAGGGATAATGAACGTCCTTTGCATATTTTGACTTTATCAGCTAAAACTGAAACAGCCTTAAAACAACTAGCGCAAAACTATATCAGCTACCTCAATCAGCATCAAGATATTGACTGGGCAGATATTTGTTATAGTGCCAATACTGGGAGAAGTCAATTAGAATATCGTTTAGCTATTATTGCAGATTCCCTCACCACAGCCCAAGAAAAACTAAATTGTTTCATTAATAGTGAAGCAACCGCAAATACATTGACAAATAGAGTAAATTATCAATCTCGTCCGAAAATTGCCTTCCTCTTCACCGGACAAGGTTCACAATATCAACAAATGGGCTTTCAACTATATCATACTGCCCACTTATTTAGAGAAACAATAGATAAATGCTGTGAATTATTATTAGCTAACTCAGGTTTAGATTTACAGCCCTTATTTTTGGGGAAAAATAACCAAAATAGTGACGAATTACTGTCCCAAACTCTCTACACTCAACCTGCATTATTCATCCTTGAATATGCACTTTGTCAACTTTGGCTATCTTGGGGAATAAAACCTGATTTTCTCATGGGACATAGCCTTGGTGAATATGTAGCCGCTTGTATTGCTGGAGTTTTCAGTTTAGAAGATGGGTTAAAAATAATTGCCAATCGCGCCCGTTTAATGCAACAGCTACCCCAAGGTAAAATGGTAGCAGTAATAGCTGATGCCTCTCAAATAGAAAGATTAATATTACCCTATAATCAACAGGTTTCCATCGCCGCAATTAATGCACCTAATAATACAGTAATTTCCGGAGAAACCTCTGCAATTGAGCAAATTATCACCGTTTTAACAGCACAAGAAATTAAAAGCATACCTTTATCAGTTTCCCATGCTTTCCACTCACCCATGATGACAGAGATGTTAGGAGAATTTGAGGAAATTCTGCATACTATCAATTTTCATCCTCCTAAATATCAGATCATATCTAATGTCACCGGAAATTTAATTAATTCAGAAATCGCCACTCCTGAATATTGGTGTCGTCACATTTGTCAACCAGTCCAGTTCCTTGCAGGAATAAAAACTTTAGTTCAGCAAAATTGTACTGTATTTATAGAAATCGGTGCAAAGCCAACCTTACTACAAATGACACGTGAAATTATTACCAATCAAGAGAAAAGCAATATAGAATTATTACCAACTTTGCAACTAGGACAACAAGATTGGCAAGTCATACTATCAAGTCTAGCTGCACTTTATGCAAAAGGAGTAAAATTTGATTGGCATGGATTTGAGCAAAATTACCAGCGTAAACGGTTAGATTTACCAAATTATCCTTTTCAGAGAAAGCGGTATTGGGTAGATATTAATCCAGAAAATAACAACTGTTATTCAACTACCAATAATAGCATACATCCCTTATTAGGAGAAAAATTAAACTTAGCTAAATCCACTAAGATATATTTTCAGCAACAACTATCTGATAGTTATCCTCTCTACCTCCAACACCATCGAGTATTTAACCAAATTATATTACCTGGAGCAGCATATTTGGAAATGGCGCTGGCTGCGGGTAAGGAAATATGCAAAGATAATAACTTTTGTTTAGAAACTATTTCTTTTCAACAACCTTGTATTTTAAATCCAGATAATTCCAGAAATATACAACTTATCCTCAATAATAATCAGGAATTTGAAATTGTCAGCGCCGAAATTAATCCAGTAGAAAATAACTGGATAACTCATGCTACTGGTAAAATAAAACCTCACAGTGATATTCTTCAAAATCAGGTTATTAATTTTGTAGAACTGCAAAATCAATTTACTAAAATTACAGATATTGCTGACTTCTATGAAAATCTCAAACAAGTAGGAATTGATTATGGTGAAACGTTCCAAGCTATTACCCAAATTTGGCATCATCAAAACCAAGCATTAGCAGAAATTCATTTACCCATAGCTTGTAATTGCCGTTATGATTATCAATTTCATCCTATTGTTTTAGATGCTTGCTTGCAAACAATAGCGGCTATTTTCTACCAACAAAATACACCCTCTATTTACTTACCCATTGGTGTAGATAAATTGACAATTTGGCAACCCATTGGCGAAAAAGTTTGGAGTTTAGTTAAATTAATTCCTCAACAGACAACCTCCCCAATTTTAATCGCTGAGATCCAAATTTTCACCCCAGATGGTCAATTAGTTGCTGCAATATCAGGATTACAACTCAAAGCAATAGAATCAGAAAATCTCTTAGAGTGGAAAAACTGGTTATATGAAATTGAATGGCGACTTCAACCGTTAATTCTTAATTATACATCTGATTCTTTTCTGACTTCTCCCGTAGAAATTGCCGAAAAAATAGCACCTCAATTCACCCAACTTTTAACAACAGATGAAATTCAACGTTATGCCCAATTTCTGCCAAAATTAGAAAAATTAAGTCTTGCATATATTATCCAATCGCTGCAAAGTTTTGGTTTATCCTCACCACAAAATGGGCAAGTCGCACCACAATATCAACAACTATATACACATCTATCTACCCTACAAAAGCAAAATGAGCCAAATTTTGAAAATCCGCAAAATCTCCAAACAGAACTAAAAATACAATACCCAGAAACAACAGCCGAATTAACTTTAATAGAACGTTGCGGGACGAACTTGGCTAAAGTTTTGCGGGGAGAATGTAATCCTTTAGAGATATTATTCCCCAACGGAGACTTAACAACTCTTACCCAATTGTATCAAAATTCTCCTGGTGCAAAGGTAATGAATACTTTAGTACAGCAAGCGGTAAACTCAGCTTTAGAAAAATTACCACCAGGCGAAAAGGTGCGAATTGTAGAAATTGGTGCTGGTACTGGAGGAACCACAGCTTATGTGTTATCACAACTCGCTAACAAATCTGTAGAATATGTATTTACAGATATTTCCCCTGTATTTATAGCAAAAGCACGTCAGCAATTTTCAGCTTATGGGTTTGTGAGTTACCAAACTCTAAATATTGAACAACCGTTAGCAAATCAAGATTTTAATGTTCATAGTTTTGATATAGTAATTGCGGCTAATGTCCTACACGCAACCGAGAATTTAACCGACGCAGTTACTAATATTAAATCCTTACTTAAAAATCAGGGGTTGCTAATACTTCTAGAAGGTACTCGCCCCAGTGCTTGGATAGATTTGATTTTCGGTTTAACTGAAGGTTGGTGGCGTTTTCAAGATAAAGATTTACGTCCTCATCATCCCCTGATTTCTACATCTAGTTGGAAAAAGTTACTACAAACCAATGGATTTGCCAACGTTGTTAATATTACTCCTGATGCAATTCTCCCAGAAATCTTAGCCGAACAAAGTGTAATTGTTTCGCAATTCATCAGAGAAATTAAAAGCCTCAAAGAATGGTTAATTATTGCAGATTTACCAGAATTGGCAGCAGGTATCGCCCAACAATTACAATTGCAACAGGAATCTGCTATTACCCTGAAACTCTCTGATAATATTCGAGAATTTCTCCATCAACCATCTTCTCAATCTATCAAACACATTATTTATATCGCTGGTTGTCAAGACAATATAAATGAATGTAATCATGTTCTTCATCTCGTCCAAACTCTCATTCAAACCCAACATTACCCTATTAATCTTTGGTTAGTGACTCAAGATGCTGTCAATCCTCACACTATCACAGGATTAAATCAGTCTTCTCTATGGGGTATGGGCAAAGTAATCAGTTTAGAACACCCAGAATTAAATTGTCGCTGTGTTGATTTAGATCCTACACAAGAACTGATTACTCAAATTCAGAACCTCGTTACCGAAATTACTCATCCTGGGGAAGAAAAACAAATTTCCCTACACACATCTGGACGCAAGGTAGCAAGATTAACTCGTTTTACTGATCAAAGTCTCCCCAATCAACCGTACCATTTAACAATTACCAAACGCGGTGTACTTGCATCTTTAAAATGGCAACCTTTCCCCCGTCGTCAACCCGAAGCTGGAGAGGTAGAAATTCAGGTAAAAGCCACAGGATTAAATTTTATTGATGTTCTGGATGCTTTGGGATTATTGCCTTTTGAACGTAACTGGTTTGGTGTGGAATGTGCTGGGGAAGTTGTCGCCGTTGGTGAGGGTGTAACTCAGTTGGCTGTCGGTGATGCTGTGCTGGCTTTGGCTGCTGATAGTTTTAGTCAATATGTGACAACTAATGCTAATTATGTGATTGCTAAACCCAATTTGTTGAGTTTTGCCGCCGCAGCTACAATTCCTGCCAATTTCCTCACTGCTGCATATACTTTGTGGGAAGTTGGGAAAATTCAACCGGGACAACGCATCCTCATTCACGCGGCGACTGGGGGAACGGGTATGGCGGCTTTACAAATTGCCCAAGCGGCTGGTTTAGAAGTGTTCGCTACAGCTAGTCCGGGGAAATGGGAGACTTTACGCGCTTTCGGTATCCAGCATATTTTTAACTCTCGTACCTTAGATTTTGCTGAGGAAATTCCAGAAATCACCCACGGCGAAGGGGTGGATATCGTGTTTAATTCTCTGTCTGGTGAGTTCATTCCTGCGAGTTTATCGGTACTCAAATCTCAAGGACAGTTTATCGAAATTGGGAAACGGGGCGTTTGGAATGCACAACAAGTGGCTCAAGTCAAGCCCCAAGTTTCTTATCATCTTGTGGATTTGATGAGTGTTGCTCAACAAGAACCAGAGAAAATCCAAACTTTGTTGCGTCGTCTTATGGAGAAGTTTAACACGGGACAGATGCGATCGCTTCCTCAAACTATTTTCCCCGCCACCAAAATAGTAGAAGCATTGCAGATGATGCAACAAGCCAAACATATCGGTAAAATCATCATTACCCACACACCAACTGAGTTAGTAAAACCCCATGCTACCTATTTAATTACAGGGGGAATGGGCGGTTTAGGTTTGCGTGTGGCACGTTGGCTAGTGGAAAAAGGTGCAAAATATCTTGTGCTTTTAGGACGTAACCAGCCAAATACAGAAGCAGAAGCACAAATTCAAGCTTTAGCAGCAGCCGGCGCTACAATTATTACTACTCAGGTAGATGTGAGCCAAAAAGCAGAATTAGCCGCAGTGCTGGCAGACATTCAGCAAAATTATCCGCCTTTACGTGGTGTGATTCATGCCGCCGGAGTTTTAGATGATGGGGTTTTGCAGCAATTAAATTTAGAAAGATTGCAGGGTGTGATGAGTCCCAAAGTTACTGGGGCTGAGAATCTACATCTATTAACCCAAAACATTCCTCTGGATTATTTTATCATGTTTTCCTCGGCAGCTTCTCTACTGGGTTCTCCAGGACAGGCAAATCACGTAGCTGCAAATACATTTTTGGATGCTTTAGCCCAATATCGCCGTCACCAGGGATTACCAGCACTGAGTATAAATTGGGGTGTATGGTCAGATATTGGGGCGGCTACTCAAGGCAAAATTGCCGAGCAGATGAGTCTGCGTGGCATCAGTGGAATTACGCCCAATCAAGGTATAGATATTTTAGAATTTCTCCTCACCCAATCTTCTGCACAGGTAGGGGTAATTCCTGTGAATTGGTCAGAACTGCTCAAACAAAGATTGTCCTCAGCTTTTTTTGGCGATTTTTACCACCAGAGTCCAGCAAATTCTCATCAAAATCGAACTTCTCAACTAATACAGCAAATCCAATCTTTAGGCGTAAAAGAACGTATTTTATACTTGAAAAATTATCTGCAAACAGAAGTTAGTCAAGTCTTAGGTTCTTGTTGTTCTCAATTACCTGATGTAGAGTTAGGGTTTTTTGATATGGGTATGGATTCACTGATGATGGTAGAGTTGCGTAGTCGTTTAGAAGCAGGTTTAAATCAAACAATTTCTTCTACAATGTTGTTTGAGTATCCCCATATTAATGCTCTAGCTGAATATATTGCTACGGAGTTGTTAGCAAAAGATAGTATAATTTCCCCAACAATTGAACAGAAGTGTCTCACTCCTGGAGATGATTTTTCCTCTGAAGAGGGTGTGGGATTATCTATCACAGCAGAATTGGAAGCTTTAGAAGCTCTATTAGACTGA
- a CDS encoding SirB1 family protein: MHFSSARLYFYQEIQQPDEHIDLAKAALYIAQEEYSDVDTAEYLNALDTMAGEVQERLPDSPYPLRIIQTLNQYLYDDLGFAGNETDYYDPCNSFLNDVIDRRMGIPITLALVYLEIARRIDFPMVGVGMPGHFLIRPDIPDMEIFVDAFNRGEVMFAEDCENQLSQMFEQPVSLQPGFLAPVSNRQFLGRMLTNLKYIYLKQQNLAKTLAAVERILLLFPGMILEVRDRGLLYYQLGEYAQAADDLQSYLLKVPDAEDAVVIRRLLAELGKD, translated from the coding sequence ATGCATTTCTCGTCAGCACGATTATATTTTTACCAGGAAATTCAACAGCCTGATGAGCATATTGATCTGGCAAAGGCTGCTTTGTATATTGCCCAGGAAGAATATTCTGATGTTGATACTGCGGAATACCTCAACGCCCTCGATACAATGGCTGGGGAAGTTCAAGAACGCTTACCCGATTCTCCATATCCTCTGCGAATTATTCAAACTCTCAATCAGTATCTTTACGATGATTTGGGATTTGCTGGTAATGAAACAGACTACTATGACCCATGTAACAGCTTTTTAAATGATGTAATTGACCGCCGCATGGGGATTCCGATTACTTTGGCGCTGGTTTATCTAGAAATTGCCCGTAGGATTGATTTTCCTATGGTGGGTGTGGGAATGCCAGGACATTTTCTGATTCGCCCTGATATTCCAGATATGGAAATTTTTGTGGATGCGTTTAATCGCGGTGAGGTGATGTTTGCAGAAGATTGTGAAAACCAATTGTCTCAAATGTTTGAGCAACCTGTGAGTTTACAACCTGGGTTTTTAGCCCCGGTAAGTAATCGGCAATTTTTGGGACGGATGCTGACTAATTTGAAATATATTTACCTCAAACAACAAAATTTAGCCAAAACTTTGGCTGCGGTGGAACGAATTTTGTTGCTGTTTCCTGGGATGATTTTAGAAGTGCGCGATCGCGGTTTGCTTTACTATCAACTTGGTGAATATGCACAAGCTGCTGATGACTTGCAAAGTTATTTGCTAAAGGTTCCTGATGCTGAGGATGCAGTGGTGATTAGGCGCTTACTTGCTGAGTTGGGAAAGGATTAA
- a CDS encoding SRPBCC family protein has protein sequence MSQAFEQSIQINATATVVERCITDLTLMHRWLNPALCCEPVGAWSTEVGSESLFVIQIPLLKPTLKSVVVERQPGLVVWEFQGFFQGRDRWECQPISQNTLLVNRFEYDIPNPIVSWGFNNFAASWTQKDMQDQLRRLKQVAESLVISH, from the coding sequence ATGTCCCAAGCTTTTGAACAATCGATTCAAATTAATGCCACAGCTACAGTAGTAGAACGGTGCATTACCGATTTAACACTCATGCACCGTTGGCTAAATCCTGCCCTATGTTGCGAACCTGTGGGTGCATGGAGTACTGAGGTTGGCAGTGAAAGTCTGTTTGTAATTCAAATTCCTTTACTTAAACCTACCCTGAAAAGTGTCGTCGTAGAACGGCAACCCGGTTTAGTTGTTTGGGAATTTCAAGGATTTTTCCAAGGGCGCGATCGCTGGGAATGTCAACCAATATCACAAAACACGCTTCTTGTCAACCGCTTTGAGTACGATATTCCTAACCCCATAGTCAGTTGGGGCTTTAACAACTTTGCCGCATCTTGGACTCAAAAAGATATGCAAGACCAACTGCGTCGCCTCAAACAAGTTGCAGAGTCATTAGTCATTAGTCATTAG
- a CDS encoding GTP-binding protein, producing the protein MTSILPLPEPDHSHSPNWEEELDSAIFSFDDIQRSLDYKQAQTALRNLVTNLDLTPQEKSGLEVELADLQTMLSKLDSMVVQIAAFGMVGRGKSSLLNALVGQAVFETGPLHGVTRDAQTVNWSISEETIGDNERTFRVTLPAGGQSQVELIDTPGLDEVDGDTRAALAEQVAKQADLILFVIAGDMTKIEYEALSQLREAGKPIILVFNKVDQYPEADRMAIYHKIRDERVRELLTPLEIVMAAASPLVKTAIMRPDGSRGVQLRNSTAQVEELKLKILEILHREGKALVALNTMLYADNVNEQLVERKLMIREQNANQLIWKAVMTKALAIALNPVTVVDILSSIVIDISLILGLSKLYGIPMSESGAVQLLQKIALSMGGIGFSELLANLGLSGLKTLLGISASATAGATFAPYVWVAITQAGVAGVSSYGIGQVTKVYLANGATWGDEGPKAVISRILANLDEKSILNRIKEELQQKVQLKR; encoded by the coding sequence ATGACTTCCATATTGCCTTTACCTGAACCAGATCACAGCCACTCACCCAACTGGGAGGAGGAACTGGATAGTGCTATTTTCAGTTTTGATGACATTCAAAGGTCTCTTGACTATAAACAAGCACAAACGGCACTGCGAAATTTAGTCACCAATCTTGACTTAACTCCCCAGGAAAAAAGCGGATTGGAAGTTGAACTCGCTGATTTGCAAACTATGCTAAGTAAGTTGGACAGCATGGTGGTACAAATTGCTGCTTTTGGCATGGTGGGACGTGGTAAGTCCTCTCTACTGAATGCTTTGGTGGGACAAGCGGTGTTTGAAACTGGCCCCCTTCATGGAGTTACCCGTGATGCTCAAACAGTTAACTGGAGTATTAGTGAGGAGACAATTGGCGACAATGAACGCACTTTCAGGGTAACTTTACCTGCTGGTGGTCAATCTCAGGTTGAACTAATTGATACTCCTGGGTTAGATGAGGTCGATGGTGATACTCGTGCTGCTTTAGCTGAACAGGTAGCAAAGCAAGCAGATTTAATTTTGTTTGTGATTGCTGGGGATATGACCAAGATAGAATATGAAGCTCTCTCTCAGTTAAGGGAAGCTGGTAAACCGATAATTCTGGTATTTAATAAAGTAGATCAGTATCCTGAAGCTGATCGGATGGCAATTTATCACAAAATCCGAGATGAACGGGTGAGGGAATTACTCACGCCTTTAGAAATTGTCATGGCTGCTGCATCACCACTGGTGAAGACGGCGATTATGCGCCCTGATGGTAGTAGGGGGGTGCAGTTACGTAACAGTACAGCCCAAGTTGAAGAACTGAAGCTGAAAATTTTGGAGATTTTGCACCGTGAAGGTAAAGCTTTGGTTGCTCTCAATACTATGCTTTATGCGGATAATGTGAATGAGCAATTGGTTGAGCGCAAATTGATGATTCGCGAACAAAATGCTAATCAGTTGATTTGGAAGGCTGTGATGACTAAGGCATTAGCGATCGCACTCAATCCGGTAACTGTTGTGGATATACTCAGTAGTATAGTCATTGATATTTCTCTGATTTTAGGTTTATCTAAACTCTATGGCATCCCCATGAGCGAAAGCGGTGCTGTACAATTGCTACAAAAAATAGCTCTGAGTATGGGCGGTATCGGTTTTAGCGAGCTGCTGGCAAATTTAGGCTTGAGTGGATTAAAAACTTTACTGGGTATCTCTGCATCAGCTACGGCTGGTGCTACCTTTGCACCTTATGTCTGGGTAGCAATTACTCAAGCTGGGGTGGCTGGGGTTTCTTCTTATGGGATTGGACAAGTTACTAAAGTTTATTTAGCTAATGGCGCGACTTGGGGTGATGAAGGCCCAAAAGCAGTCATTAGTCGGATTTTGGCAAACCTAGACGAAAAATCTATCCTCAACCGCATTAAAGAGGAATTACAACAAAAGGTACAACTTAAACGTTAA
- the tpiA gene encoding triose-phosphate isomerase, producing MRKIVIAGNWKMFKTQVETQDFLQGFLPHLEEIPEDREVVLCPPFTNLNVLSKSLHGSLIQLGAQNVHWEEDGAYTGEISGPMLTELGVRFVIVGHSERRQYFGETDATVNLRLKAAQKYGLTPILCVGETKQQRDAGETESLITAQLDKDLIDVDQNNLVIAYEPIWAIGTGDTCEATDANRVIGLIRSQLKNPNVSIQYGGSVKPNNIDEIMAQPEIDGALVGGASLEPASFARIVNYK from the coding sequence GTGCGAAAAATAGTTATTGCCGGTAACTGGAAAATGTTCAAAACCCAGGTAGAAACCCAGGATTTTTTACAAGGGTTTTTGCCTCACTTGGAAGAAATACCAGAAGACCGAGAAGTGGTATTGTGTCCTCCTTTCACTAACTTAAACGTTTTATCCAAGAGTTTGCATGGTAGCCTCATCCAGTTGGGGGCGCAAAATGTTCACTGGGAAGAAGATGGAGCCTACACCGGCGAAATTTCTGGCCCCATGTTGACAGAACTTGGTGTACGTTTTGTAATTGTCGGTCATAGCGAAAGACGGCAATACTTTGGGGAAACAGACGCAACTGTGAATCTGCGCCTTAAAGCGGCTCAAAAGTACGGTCTGACACCAATTTTATGTGTAGGCGAAACTAAACAACAACGAGATGCTGGGGAAACTGAATCACTGATTACCGCCCAGCTAGATAAAGACCTCATAGATGTCGATCAGAATAATTTGGTGATTGCTTACGAACCAATTTGGGCAATCGGTACTGGCGATACTTGTGAAGCAACAGACGCTAATCGGGTAATTGGCTTAATTCGTAGTCAGTTGAAGAATCCCAATGTTTCGATTCAATACGGTGGCTCAGTGAAACCGAATAATATTGATGAGATTATGGCTCAACCAGAAATTGATGGCGCTCTTGTGGGCGGAGCCAGTCTGGAACCTGCAAGTTTTGCTCGGATTGTCAACTACAAATAA